A genomic window from Salvia miltiorrhiza cultivar Shanhuang (shh) chromosome 5, IMPLAD_Smil_shh, whole genome shotgun sequence includes:
- the LOC130986317 gene encoding probable transmembrane ascorbate ferrireductase 4 — protein MAAALSSSFPFLIFARFSACLVALLVVIWPLHFKDSFISHSPLQEDHIYAVMHPLLMVIGFILISGEAILVHKWLPGSRNLKKLVHLCLQGVALACGIFGIWTKFEGQEGIVANFYSLHSWMGVVCIILFGAQWLFGFMSFWHRGEVRTTRLKVLPWHVFVGLYTYGLAVVTAETGLLEKLTFLQTLGNLSRRCPETALVNALGLGLALLSSVVIVAALTPTHPTLFQLKNNVVVAF, from the exons ATGGCCGCAGCTTTGTCTTCCTCATTTCCTTTTCTGATTTTTGCAAGATTTTCAGCTTGTTTAGTTGCACTTCTTGTAGTAATATGGCCTCTTCACTTCAAGGATAGCTTCATTTCTCACTCCCCATTGCAGGAAGACCACATTTACGCt GTTATGCACCCTTTGCTAATGGTGATCGGCTTCATCCTCATCAGTGGAGAAG cCATTTTGGTGCACAAATGGTTGCCTGGTTCAAGAAATTTGAAGAAATTGGTGCACCTGTGTCTACAAGGTGTGGCTTTGGCATGTGGGATTTTTGggatttggacaaaatttgaagGGCAAGAAGGAATTGTTGCTAATTTTTACAGCTTGCATTCATGGATGGGAGTAGTTTGTATTATCCTGTTTGGGGCTCAG TGGTTGTTTGGATTCATGAGCTTTTGGCACAGGGGCGAGGTACGAACGACAAGGCTAAAGGTGCTTCCTTGGCATGTCTTCGTAGGTTTGTACACATATGGTTTAGCAGTGGTGACAGCTGAGACAGGCCTTCTTGAGAAGCTCACTTTCTTGCAAACTTTGGGAAACTTGTCTAGGCGTTGCCCGGAGACGGCGCTTGTCAATGCTTTAGGCCTCGGCTTGGCCCTGCTCAGCAGTGTTGTCATTGTTGCAGCACTTACACCAACCCACCCAACTCTCTTCCAACTCAAAAACAATGTTGTTGTTGCTTTCTAA